The Fusarium oxysporum Fo47 chromosome II, complete sequence genome includes a region encoding these proteins:
- a CDS encoding uncharacterized protein (expressed protein), whose product MPKHLPLLVGAIRCLSLTLSRQLFYLPVSSLGFVAAVVSKNPTTRRLAPPFTGKRTQLSLLSCPSLRSLDEFPLT is encoded by the coding sequence ATGCCAAAACACCTGCCACTGTTAGTCGGCGCGATAAGGTGCTTGAGTTTGACTCTCTCCAGGCAGCTGTTTTATTTACCAGTAAGCAGTTTGGGCTTTGTTGCCGCAGTCGTTTCCAAAAACCCTACAACTCGACGGCTTGCTCCACCGTTCACTGGTAAACGAACTCAACTGTCCTTGTTATCATGCCCTTCGCTTCGTTCATTGGATGAGTTCCCCCTCACCTGA
- a CDS encoding Sec39 domain-containing protein encodes MAAHVTLGAAKMVLLAVHFATIADIDSLTYLIGQHAAILRPELVLRIILTYLPETLNPAVYVPLIQAIASGESPLQTSSDYQLDTSSVQSITEDQASRKVKRLHLLSLKNTDVPLALADEADPLTSFLLLRAYRMDEEAGMLPQVPDLVSPFLQHSQDLHTWMISTVLPLVRRNYEYYPQRPIRYSLLEFQNLPDRTAIDYLLAETGAVDDDFGLAGRDLSGLVGPWLHSESRWKREAFDQDVSNETDAAPELSCPGWEQALEWLASTAATSWPVALKAIESWDGPSDIDLGNDAGSWLQENQQQYLDRSYARAVLASAYLVSDADVEALEAAFRICNKIRSLLDEDSDITLQSAVENLAPVPPFDIDALGGAKAATYLRNDLLQSSNPLTTPKEESLDLLPALIQSAYILTHSGVPCTVRKAGDLAFIQDQQEQKSQLGRLIRSLPTRASDDDGCWIRGRKEILWLHGWGNSPKSTGDETLQGIFGNVTLEFIETELLKAMLSRSRYNLARTLYDHEGPDAPLLVSAVLNTAQNAALEAFDNASNPNRNRGGLKRCDEILKAFPRTLGTNHPVRKRIEALLKATHALSDYRLVLKQGEPFSPVVLRVHSDPVSIIEKVLEQNPKAYTRLQEFEELGSNMIHANLPIYVRPGKQQPIPEDQDAVKSLVTKRIVAMCIKAALREDDFETAYSYVVTRLGADENVHKSQPAGISDEWSWKAALDAGKYVRTERSQKPTHLGTASGNPEIRHLEQRIECLATSLRIAPPSQLQEVLKTFRRCEEQLDAAIKEEAAREAAWDTAGDLSGLPGSFDTPDPDKAYPPRNISASATARQAEEAPMSLFDLSRATARVASRNLTVLSSLQGSFTSDKTNPESESSESELHEQNRTRKRDQLREAATGTLVSGVGWLLGANPNRPTSGQQ; translated from the exons atggcggCTCATGTCACGCTGGGTGCTGCGAAGATGGTGCTCTTGGCTGTACACTTCGCAACCATCGCCGACATCGATAGCTTGACCTATCTCATTGGTCAACATGCAGCAATACTACGGCCAGAGCTGGTGCTCCGAATCATTCTCACATATCTTCCCGAAACCCTCAATCCGGCGGTGTATGTACCCCTCATACAAGCCATAGCCAGCGGCGAGTCGCCATTACAGACAAGTTCAGACTACCAGCTCGACACTTCTTCTGTTCAAAGTATAACAGAAGATCAGGCTTCAAGAAAAGTCAAGagacttcatcttctctccctcAAAAATACTGATGTGcctctcgctctcgctgACGAGGCTGATCCACTCACCTCTTTCTTACTTTTGAGGGCTTACAGAATGGACGAAGAAGCGGGCATGTTACCACAAGTTCCTGACCTGGTATCCCCATTTCTGCAGCATTCGCAAGACCTTCACACATGGATGATTTCCACGGTACTCCCTCTAGTCAGACGAAACTACGAGTATTATCCACAAAGACCTATACGGTATTCGCTGCTTGAGTTCCAGAATCTACCTGACAGAACGGCCATCGATTATCTACTCGCTGAGACAGGTGCCGTCGATGATGATTTTGGCCTAGCTGGCCGTGATCTGAGTGGGCTTGTTGGGCCTTGGCTGCATAGCGAATCGAGGTGGAAACGCGAGGCCTTTGACCAAGATGTATCAAATGAAACGGATGCAGCGCCTGAATTATCATGTCCTGGTTGGGAGCAGGCCCTCGAATGGCTCGCCTCTACAGCGGCAACATCCTGGCCAGTTGCTCTCAAAGCCATTGAATCCTGGGATGGGCCATCGGATATAGACCTGGGAAATGATGCCGGTTCGTGGCTTCAGGAAAACCAACAGCAGTATCTCGACCGCTCTTATGCCAGAGCCGTCCTAGCTTCTGCATATCTTGTCTCTGATGCCGACGTGGAGGCTTTGGAGGCAGCCTTCAGAATTTGCAATAAGATTCGGTCCCTTTTGGATGAAGACTCCGATATAACACTTCAATCAGCAGTAGAAAATCTTGCCCCTGTTCCACCTTTCGATATAGATGCATTGGGCGGAGCCAAAGCTGCGACATACCTACGTAACGACCTACTACAAAGCTCAAATCCTCTTACAACCCCCAAGGAGGAAtctcttgatcttctcccTGCTCTCATCCAAAGCGCTTATATTCTTACACACTCGGGCGTCCCCTGCACAGTCCGTAAAGCTGGGGACCTAGCATTTATTCAAGATCAGCAGGAACAAAAATCGCAACTTGGCCGGCTTATACGAAGTCTTCCAACCCGTGCATCTGATGACGACGGTTGCTGGATCCGGGGACGAAAAGAGATACTATGGCTGCACGGTTGGGGAAACAGTCCGAAGTCCACCGGGGACGAAACTTTACAGGGCATATTTGGCAATGTGACCCTGGAGTTCATTGAGACAGAGCTTTTGAAAGCGATGCTCTCGCGCTCAC GATACAACCTAGCAAGAACCCTTTACGATCATGAAGGACCAGATGCGCCTCTGTTGGTATCTGCCGTGTTGAACACTGCACAAAACGCAGCTCTTGAGGCATTCGACAATGCTTCAAATCCAAACCGAAATAGAGGGGGATTGAAAAGATGCGACGAAAT CCTCAAAGCTTTTCCAAGAACGTTAGGTACAAATCATCCCGTCAGAAAACGCATCGAAGCATTGTTGAAGGCTACCCATGCCTTGAGCGACTATCGCCTGGTACTCAAACAAGGCGAACCTTTCAGTCCTGTTGTACTTCGAGTGCACTCTGATCCGGTCTCGATTATCGAGAAAGTTCTAGAACAAAACCCCAAAGCATACACACGTTTGCAAGAGTTTGAGGAACTGGGAAGCAACATGATCCATGCGAATTTGCCAATTTACGTGAGGCCAGGCAAGCAGCAGCCGATACCAGAGGATCAAGACGCGGTCAAATCATTGGTCACAAAACGAATCGTCGCCATGTGCATCAAAGCTGCTTTGCGCGAAGACGACTTCGAAACAGCATACTCTTACGTGGTAACCCGTCTTGGTGCCGATGAGAACGTACATAAGTCGCAGCCTGCAGGCATATCTGACGAATGGTCCTGGAAGGCAGCACTTGACGCTGGCAAGTATGTCCGCACGGAGAGATCCCAGAAGCCAACGCATCTTGGAACGGCAAGTGGAAATCCCGAGATACGCCATCTCGAGCAGCGGATTGAGTGCCTAGCAACTTCTCTACGGATAGCACCCCCGTCTCAGCTTCAGGAAGTATTAAAGACCTTCCGTCGTTGCGAAGAGCAGTTGGATGCTGCAatcaaggaggaggctgctcGAGAAGCTGCCTGGGACACCGCAGGTGACCTTTCGGGTCTCCCTGGCTCGTTCGATACACCAGACCCAGACAAGGCTTATCCACCCCGCAACATATCTGCCAGCGCGACAGCTCGTCAGGCTGAGGAAGCACCAATGTCTCTCTTCGATCTTTCCAGAGCCACAGCTAGGGTCGCGTCCAGGAACCTAACTGTGTTGTCAAGCTTGCAGGGTTCTTTTACATCAGATAAGACGAATCCAGAGTCGGAGTCCTCCGAGTCCGAGTTGCACGAGCAGAACAGAACAAGGAAGAGGGATCAGCTAAGAGAGGCTGCGACTGGTACACTGGTATCTGGTGTAGGGTGGCTGCTTGGAGCAAATCCAAATCGACCTACAAGTGGCCAGCAGTAA
- a CDS encoding Homeodomain-like protein: MNNTAPTQQRRGPWSQFEDVYLMDLVRTHGALNWVRIASTLGTRTPKQCRERYHQNLKPTLNHEPITPEEGLMIERLVADLGKRWAEIARRLNGRSDNAVKNWWNGSQNRRKRTDRRRAAQDHHDSYYPTNRPGLSISTPAMPMPGAQLSPLTGTAMRHPMHSWIEAPLPSPCSSDSAESEMGSNYTTSPSHQSMQLAVPVELPPLRHSGLPTAGDRLPSFDRLAPPPHAYTDRPEYQPRLPPFAPQAQLPTAPNSPVQQQQQQPQNRKAQDSRMHLSALMD; the protein is encoded by the coding sequence ATGAACAACACCGCTCCTACCCAGCAGCGGAGAGGTCCGTGGTCACAGTTTGAGGATGTGTATCTTATGGATCTTGTCCGCACACATGGAGCTCTCAACTGGGTTCGTATTGCATCAACCCTGGGAACCCGAACACCAAAGCAGTGCCGCGAGCGTTATCATCAAAACCTAAAACCAACACTCAACCACGAACCCATCACACCCGAGGAAGGTCTTATGATCGAACGACTTGTCGCGGACCTCGGGAAACGCTGGGCCGAAATTGCACGCCGTCTCAATGGCAGGAGCGACAATGCCGTCAAGAACTGGTGGAATGGTAGCCAAAATAGACGCAAGCGCACGGATCGACGACGTGCTGCACAGGATCACCACGATAGCTACTATCCCACGAACCGCCCTGGACTATCCATCTCTACACCAGCCATGCCCATGCCTGGAGCACAACTCTCCCCCCTAACTGGCACTGCCATGCGCCACCCCATGCATTCATGGATTGAGGCTCCACTGCCCTCGCCATGCTCTTCCGATTCTGCTGAATCCGAAATGGGATCCAACTACACCACATCACCCTCCCACCAGTCCATGCAACTCGCTGTACCTGTCGAATTGCCCCCGCTGCGTCACTCAGGCTTGCCAACAGCTGGTGACAGGCTTCCCAGCTTTGACAGATTGGCTCCTCCTCCCCATGCCTATACGGACAGGCCCGAGTATCAACCCAGATTGCCTCCTTTTGCTCCTCAAGCGCAACTACCCACCGCGCCCAACTCGCCCgtgcagcagcagcagcagcaaccacAAAACCGAAAGGCACAAGACTCTAGGATGCATCTCTCCGCCCTCATGGATTAA
- a CDS encoding glycosyl transferase family 41-domain-containing protein codes for MLPLLQMSPHAVTPPQSNLDTLSTFPNNDAATFNDHHPRNVPAPYQQPFAIRTSRPHRHTIPYGSALYPPRQEHHLRRKTPNGTVDAGYDGSPSFFSHGPPPSKHLVLPRSATATAFPLTGPPIRQSHYNGGIDYRRPSSVGNTGLSDDLQARPGSSTWAYGSDTALHHGALPTNHYGLHQAEGQYIPQGQPEAPGVFPNLYQPIIRAHEYNVRAFCPPPIVMNESLPFGQPGMHTPWNYHGRPGLVSARHVQPQDLRSFQQHCGSDLARRSSFASGFDSETQHHPGFDSGMYTQSYLRPPHMSSQQGFREKVLLQAHRVYVDLLAYAQTIRKPQTSKGAAGHNTSPRLLVYPKPPKPSLRISEAAIGQDTTLFKSSSENDSYQDFQSRGHVVPYFQGPYNSYSSTGNSTLFAAAKSILDMLSSLCEQSTWSWIDGIMLGGCLHYGLDQYQEALEWFSRITALDSSHVEAITNKAATLYCLGRQDEAEKHWIRAVEVQPSYLEAVEHLVGLLYKKRSKEAVEIIDHVQRALRVSPAQNQQAGPHDQLVKPPGFASSGYAIHGKENGRVLALIHAKGTMLYSLKDVNRASEAFEEAVLISVGRQMTSIQDLVRRIQAALSPTETPVSHRNARHGTRPLLLPPERARHTAQLVFGGTGSLPGLQHVAEGSTKRAAVQTTSNSLLSLAKIFQDSLSSGQGLPNILRRPSGVEDILALYYLSLSLQESPSTANNVGILLAGVQQIASNPPTPNVDVPAHSSIPGIVPGSGLALALAYYHYGLRLDPKHVHLHTNLGSLLKDIGQLDLAIQMYEQAVACDGTFDIALTNLANAVKDRGRINDAITYYKRAVSSNPEFAEAVCGLSTALNSVCDWRGRGGVILKAGKYDRWHVDDKGLLIDARSFGHDSGLVRRVVRIINRQLSDASHWGQGVLDEKKIASFARQIKDLGLVTSFDPEQALRGWSNKPWEGSRVIRLIERVARATQWKWYQDQHVSGSQAHTQYTRLRLPSGLSVPSAPTVLPFHTFTCPLSAKDIRVISQRNGIRISCSTLRLPWLPSTVYPPPPPPNPNLNIGYVSSDFNNHPLAHLMQSVFGFHNPSRARAICYAITASDRSVHRQQIEREAPVFRDVSSWPADKLVEQIIKDEIHILVNLNGYTRGARNEIFAARPAPVQMSFMGFAGTLGAEWCDYILADSTAIPPETLRPWRGNFKITDVFKDDTEGEEEDWMYSENIIYCRDTFFCCDHAQSCDASERSVTWEQEQRRRWKMRKELFPALSDDTIIMGNFNQLYKIEPTTFRTWLRILAQVPKAVIWLLRFPELGEANLRRTAKAWAGEEVASRLIFTDVAPKSQHISRARVCDLFLDTPECNAHTTAADVLWSSTPLLTLPRYPYKMCSRMAASILKGALPKSNEGQEAAAELIAVSEEEYEQRAVELATGLSYTMSADGYGQGDGRLADIRKLLWESKWHCGLFDTKRWVNDVETAYEQAWQRWVAGEGGDIYL; via the exons ATGTTACCTCTCCTTCAAATGTCCCCTCACGCGGTGACGCCGCCGCAGTCGAATCTCGATACCCTCTCAACGTTCCCAAATAACGACGCCGCCACTTTCAACGACCATCACCCTCGCAATGTCCCAGCGCCGTATCAGCAGCCATTCGCGATTCGCACCTCTCGACCTCACCGGCACACTATCCCGTACGGCTCAGCTCTTTATCCGCCACGCCAAGAGCATCATTTACGACGAAAGACACCAAACGGTACTGTCGATGCCGGATATGACGGCTCGCCGTCGTTTTTCTCGCATGGTCCCCCGCCTTCAAAACATTTAGTTCTACCTCGATCAGCGACTGCTACGGCATTTCCCCTGACGGGCCCTCCAATACGCCAATCTCATTACAACGGGGGCATCGACTACCGCCGTCCATCCTCAGTCGGCAATACAGGTCTCAGCGATGACCTGCAAGCCCGTCCTGGATCTTCCACTTGGGCTTATGGGAGCGATACGGCATTACATCATGGTGCACTTCCCACTAATCATTATGGCCTTCATCAAGCCGAAGGCCAATACATTCCTCAAGGCCAGCCTGAAGCGCCGGGGGTATTCCCTAATCTTTACCAACCAATAATACGAGCTCACGAGTACAATGTCAGGGCATTTTGCCCACCCCCTATAGTCATGAACGAATCGCTGCCTTTTGGTCAGCCAGGCATGCATACTCCATGGAACTATCATGGCCGACCTGGCCTTGTCTCAGCAAGGCACGTTCAGCCGCAGGACTTGCGCTCTTTCCAGCAGCATTGTGGTTCTGATCTCGCACGTCGTTCTTCCTTTGCTTCAGGTTTTGATTCGGAAActcagcatcatcctggATTCGATTCGGGCATGTACACACAGTCATATCTTCGGCCACCTCATATGAGCAGTCAACAAGGTTTCAGAGAGAAAGTATTGTTACAGGCGCACAGGGTCTACGTTGATCTGCTGGCGTACGCGCAAACTATCCGGAAACCGCAGACTTCCAAAGGAGCAGCAGGCCACAACACGTCCCCCAGGCTTCTTGTTTACCCTAAACCTCCGAAACCGTCCTTGAGAATATCTGAAGCCGCAATTGGACAAGATACTACATTATTCAAGAGCTCCTCTGAGAATGATTCGTACCAAGACTTCCAGTCAAGGGGACATGTCGTACCCTACTTTCAGGGGCCGTATAACAGTTATTCCTCCACGGGTAATTCAACACTTTTCGCGGCAGCAAAGTCTATTTTAGATATGCTCAGCAGTCTTTGCGAACAGAGTACCTGGAGCTGGATCGATGGGATAATGCTAGGGGGATGTTTGCACTATGGTCTAGATCAATATCAAGAGGCATTGGAATGGTTCTCGAGAATTACCGCCCTTGACTCGAG TCATGTCGAGGCAATTACGAATAAAGCCGCCACTCTTTACTGTCTCGGCCGCCAAGACGAGGCCGAGAAACACTGGATCAGAGCTGTGGAAGTGCAGCCTAGTTACTTAGAAGCTGTTGAACATCTTGTTGGACTTCTTTACAAAAAGCGCAGCAAAGAGGCCGTCGAGATCATCGACCACGTTCAACGCGCTCTAAGGGTATCGCCG GCACAGAATCAGCAAGCCGGACCTCACGACCAACTAGTGAAACCTCCTGGTTTCGCATCCAGTGGCTATGCTATTCATGGGAAAGAGAATGGGCGTGTTCTAGCTCTCATACATGCAAAGGGAACCATGCTATACAGTCTTAAAGATGTAAACAGAGCATCAGAGGCTTTTGAAGAGGCCGTGTTGATCAGCGTAGGTCGCCAAATGACTAGTATACAGGATCTCGTTCGTCGAATCCAGGCTGCCTTATCGCCAACAGAAACTCCAGTCTCGCATAGGAACGCTAGGCACGGTACTCGGCCCTTATTACTCCCTCCTGAACGGGCTCGTCATACTGCACAGCTCGTCTTCGGTGGCACCGGTTCTCTACCGGGACTGCAGCATGTGGCTGAAGGCTCAACCAAGCGAGCTGCTGTGCAGACTACGAGCAATTCGCTGTTATCGTTGGCTAAGATATTCCAAGATTCCTTGTCAAGCGGGCAAGGACTCCCGAACATTCTGCGACGCCCTTCTGGGGTCGAAGATATCCTGGCCCTTTACTATCTATCGCTTTCCCTTCAGGAAAGCCCTTCCACGGCTAACAATGTCGGCATTCTCCTCGCCGGTGTTCAACAGATAGCATCAAATCCCCCAACCCCGAATGTTGATGTGCCTGCCCATTCGAGCATTCCCGGCATTGTGCCAGGCAGCGGtctggctttggctttggcgtACTATCACTATGGCCTACGCCTGGATCCCAAGCATGTCCATTTACACACCAACTTGGGAAGTCTGCTCAAGGACATTGGACAGTTGGATCTTGCGATACAAATGTATGAACAGGCCGTGGCGTGCGATGGGACTTTTGATATCGCCTTGACAAACCTCGCCAATGCTGTCAAGGACAGGGGACGCATCAACGATGCAATAACGTATTACAAACGCGCTGTGAGCTCCAACCCCGAATTTGCCGAAGCCGTATGTGGTCTTTCTACAGCTCTCAACTCTGTTTGTGACTGGAGAGGTCGCGGTGGGGTCATCCTGAAGGCCGGGAAATATGATCGATGGCACGTTGATGACAAAGGTCTGCTCATTGATGCCCGTTCTTTCGGGCATGACAGCGGCCTCGTCAGGCGTGTCGTACGAATTATCAATCGCCAGTTGAGTGACGCATCACATTGGGGTCAGGGGGTtctcgatgagaagaaaatCGCCTCATTTGCGCGGCAGATTAAGGACCTGGGCCTGGTCACATCGTTCGACCCTGAGCAAGCTCTTAGGGGATGGAGCAACAAACCATGGGAGGGCTCCCGCGTGATACGTTTGATAGAGCGTGTAGCTCGTGCGACGCAATGGAAATGGTATCAGGATCAGCACGTCTCTGGCAGTCAAGCACATACCCAGTACACTCGGCTTCGATTACCCAGCGGACTCAGCGTTCCTTCAGCACCAACCGTCCTACCCTTCCACACTTTCACATGCCCCCTATCAGCAAAGGACATTCGAGTAATTTCACAGCGCAATGGCATTCGAATATCTTGTTCAACACTACGGTTGCCATGGCTCCCTTCCACAGTCTATCCCCCACCGCCTCCCCCTAACCCAAACCTTAACATAGGATACGTATCGTCGGACTTTAACAATCACCCCCTGGCTCACCT AATGCAATCAGTATTTGGATTCCACAATCCCAGTCGGGCACGCGCCATTTGCTATGCTATAACTGCAAGCGACCGATCTGTCCACCGACAGCAGATCGAAAGAGAGGCTCCTGTTTTTCGTGACGTCAGCAGCTGGCCCGCAGACAAACTGGTAGAACAAATCATCAAGGACGAGATTCATATACTTGTCAACCTCAACGGCTATACAAGAGGGGCACGCAACGAAATTTTTGCTGCACGACCTGCACCGGTCCAGATGTCTTTCATGGGCTTTGCCGGGACTCTGGGTGCTGAGTGGTGCGATTACATTCTGGCCGATAGCACAGCCATTCCACCAGAGACCCTACGGCCCTGGCGTGGAAACTTCAAGATCACCGATGTTTTCAAGGACGATACggagggcgaggaggaggactGGATGTACTCGGAAAATATCATATATTGCCGAGATACTTTCTTCTGTTGCGATCATGCTCAGTCATGCGATGCGAGTGAACGATCGGTTACTTGGGAACAAGAGCAGAGGCGTCGCTGGAAGATGCGAAAGGAGCTTTTCCCTGCTTTGAGTGATGACACTATCATCATGGGCAACTTCAATCAGTTATACAAG ATCGAGCCTACAACCTTTAGAACATGGCTAAGAATCCTGGCACAGGTGCCAAAGGCAGTGATATGGCTACTTCGATTTCCGGAGCTCGGGGAAGCCAATCTGCGGCGAACTGCTAAGGCCTGGGCTGGTGAAGAAGTGGCCAGTCGTCTGATCTTCACGGATGTTGCGCCAAAGAGTCAGCATATCTCGAGGGCTCGTGTGTGTGACCTGTTTCTCGACACCCCTGAGTGCAACGCCCATACAACAGCGGCAGATGTTCTCTGGTCAAGCACACCCCTACTCACGCTTCCTCGATACCCATACAAGATGTGCTCTCGCATGGCCGCATCAATCTTGAAGGGCGCTCTACCTAAATCAAACGAAGGCCAAGAGGCTGCAGCAGAACTGATTGCCGTGAGTGAAGAAGAGTACGAGCAACGCGCGGTTGAACTCGCCACCGGCCTCAGCTACACCATGTCAGCGGACGGCTATGGTCAGGGTGATGGCCGCTTGGCAGATATACGCAAGTTGTTGTGGGAAAGCAAATGGCACTGCGGGCTCTTCGACACGAAGCGTTGGGTGAATGACGTTGAAACAGCCTATGAGCAAGCGTGGCAACGATGGGTTGCTGGCGAAGGCGGCGACATTTATTTATGA